Proteins from a single region of Panulirus ornatus isolate Po-2019 chromosome 64, ASM3632096v1, whole genome shotgun sequence:
- the LOC139746262 gene encoding uncharacterized protein isoform X2: MGSQNDKSQPLLVAFGNPLLDITAVVKDRTFHDKFLLPVDGQLEVNEQQRALFSMVMKKYPVEYTAGGCSLNSSRIFCWVLGEPHRVAFVGGIGKDEQAKRLSKIVEESGVVTRFVEVEDQPTGTCMALVFGTYRCLCADIGAANICEPEHVFNPSFLPVLEEAEFIYVEGYFITHSFNTAIQVAKYAQKHKKTFVFNLCGSYVCENHPNELAELLPYVDILFGYVEEYKTLDKFVDIEKMSSCHKNNLDNISHDILQVLKAVRGEEKIVKDEMKLVPETLKEVASLESLKICSENLSHENDSINGTTVGVCNGISNGHCSDSNGSLCHEKPKKQKLVVVTKGPSPILYVRNHEVREHPVPPVLPKDIIDTTGAGDSFVGGFLAALSTRHSLDRCLDCGTWTAQKLLQQKGCTVPPYPATFLQD; the protein is encoded by the exons ATGGGGTCTCAG aatgacAAATCACAGCCATTACTTGTGGCATTTGGCAACCCACTGCTGGATATAACAGCTGTTGTCAAAGACAGGACTTTCCATGACAAGTTCTTACTACCTGTAGATGGCCAGTTGGAAGTTAATGAACAACAACGTGCTTTATTTAGCATGGTCATGAAAAA GTACCCTGTTGAGTACACTGCAGGAGGGTGTTCTCTCAATTCTTCTCGCATCTTTTGTTGGGTGCTGGGTGAGCCACACAGAGTTGCCTTTGTTGGGGGAATTGGTAAGGATGAACAAGCCAAAAGACTCTCCAAGATTGTAGAAGAAAGTGGAGTTGTCACAAG ATTTGTGGAAGTAGAGGACCAGCCCACAGGGACATGTATGGCACTTGTTTTTGGAACTTATCGTTGCTTGTGTGCTGACATAGGAGCTGCAAACATATGCGAGCCTGAACAtgttttcaatccatctttccttcCTGTATTAGAAGAAGCAGAATTCATATATGTAGAAGGATATTTCATCACCCATAGTTTCAATACTGCTATACAG GTTGCCAAGTATGCTCAGAAACACAAGAAAACCTTTGTGTTCAATCTCTGTGGAAGCTATGTGTGTGAAAATCATCCTAATGAATTAGCTGAACTTCTACCGTATGTGGATATTCTTTTTGGTTATGTAGAAGAATACAAAACCTTGGACAAGTTTGTTGACATTGAGAAAATGTCTTCATGTCACAAGAATAACTTGGACAATATATCACATGATATCTTACAGGTATTGAAGGCAGTTAGAGGTGAGGAGAAAATAgtaaaggatgaaatgaagcttgtGCCTGAAACATTGAAAGAGGTAGCTAGTCTTGAGTCCTTGAAGATATGTTCAGAAAACTTAAGTCATGAGAATGACAGCATTAATGGGACCACAGTTGGTGTATGCAATGGTATTAGTAATGGTCATTGTAGTGATTCCAATGGTTCCTTATGCCatgaaaaaccaaaaaaacaaaaattggtGGTAGTGACTAAGGGTCCAAGTCCCATTTTGTATGTGCGTAATCATGAAGTTCGAGAACATCCAGTACCCCCTGTTTTGCCAAAAGATATTATAGATACAACTGGTGCTGGTGATTCATTTGTTGGAGGGTTTTTGGCTGCCCTGAGTACAAGACATTCCCTTGATAGGTGTTTGGATTGTGGCACTTGGACAGCTCAAAAACTTTTACAGCAAAAAGGATGTACAGTTCCTCCTTACCCAGCCACTTTTCTTCAAGATTGA
- the LOC139746262 gene encoding uncharacterized protein isoform X1, giving the protein MQPPPPPLAQVQDACWPWNDKSQPLLVAFGNPLLDITAVVKDRTFHDKFLLPVDGQLEVNEQQRALFSMVMKKYPVEYTAGGCSLNSSRIFCWVLGEPHRVAFVGGIGKDEQAKRLSKIVEESGVVTRFVEVEDQPTGTCMALVFGTYRCLCADIGAANICEPEHVFNPSFLPVLEEAEFIYVEGYFITHSFNTAIQVAKYAQKHKKTFVFNLCGSYVCENHPNELAELLPYVDILFGYVEEYKTLDKFVDIEKMSSCHKNNLDNISHDILQVLKAVRGEEKIVKDEMKLVPETLKEVASLESLKICSENLSHENDSINGTTVGVCNGISNGHCSDSNGSLCHEKPKKQKLVVVTKGPSPILYVRNHEVREHPVPPVLPKDIIDTTGAGDSFVGGFLAALSTRHSLDRCLDCGTWTAQKLLQQKGCTVPPYPATFLQD; this is encoded by the exons atgcagccgccgccgccgccgctggcaCAGGTCCAGGACGCATGTTGGCCATGG aatgacAAATCACAGCCATTACTTGTGGCATTTGGCAACCCACTGCTGGATATAACAGCTGTTGTCAAAGACAGGACTTTCCATGACAAGTTCTTACTACCTGTAGATGGCCAGTTGGAAGTTAATGAACAACAACGTGCTTTATTTAGCATGGTCATGAAAAA GTACCCTGTTGAGTACACTGCAGGAGGGTGTTCTCTCAATTCTTCTCGCATCTTTTGTTGGGTGCTGGGTGAGCCACACAGAGTTGCCTTTGTTGGGGGAATTGGTAAGGATGAACAAGCCAAAAGACTCTCCAAGATTGTAGAAGAAAGTGGAGTTGTCACAAG ATTTGTGGAAGTAGAGGACCAGCCCACAGGGACATGTATGGCACTTGTTTTTGGAACTTATCGTTGCTTGTGTGCTGACATAGGAGCTGCAAACATATGCGAGCCTGAACAtgttttcaatccatctttccttcCTGTATTAGAAGAAGCAGAATTCATATATGTAGAAGGATATTTCATCACCCATAGTTTCAATACTGCTATACAG GTTGCCAAGTATGCTCAGAAACACAAGAAAACCTTTGTGTTCAATCTCTGTGGAAGCTATGTGTGTGAAAATCATCCTAATGAATTAGCTGAACTTCTACCGTATGTGGATATTCTTTTTGGTTATGTAGAAGAATACAAAACCTTGGACAAGTTTGTTGACATTGAGAAAATGTCTTCATGTCACAAGAATAACTTGGACAATATATCACATGATATCTTACAGGTATTGAAGGCAGTTAGAGGTGAGGAGAAAATAgtaaaggatgaaatgaagcttgtGCCTGAAACATTGAAAGAGGTAGCTAGTCTTGAGTCCTTGAAGATATGTTCAGAAAACTTAAGTCATGAGAATGACAGCATTAATGGGACCACAGTTGGTGTATGCAATGGTATTAGTAATGGTCATTGTAGTGATTCCAATGGTTCCTTATGCCatgaaaaaccaaaaaaacaaaaattggtGGTAGTGACTAAGGGTCCAAGTCCCATTTTGTATGTGCGTAATCATGAAGTTCGAGAACATCCAGTACCCCCTGTTTTGCCAAAAGATATTATAGATACAACTGGTGCTGGTGATTCATTTGTTGGAGGGTTTTTGGCTGCCCTGAGTACAAGACATTCCCTTGATAGGTGTTTGGATTGTGGCACTTGGACAGCTCAAAAACTTTTACAGCAAAAAGGATGTACAGTTCCTCCTTACCCAGCCACTTTTCTTCAAGATTGA
- the LOC139746262 gene encoding uncharacterized protein isoform X3, which yields MVMKKYPVEYTAGGCSLNSSRIFCWVLGEPHRVAFVGGIGKDEQAKRLSKIVEESGVVTRFVEVEDQPTGTCMALVFGTYRCLCADIGAANICEPEHVFNPSFLPVLEEAEFIYVEGYFITHSFNTAIQVAKYAQKHKKTFVFNLCGSYVCENHPNELAELLPYVDILFGYVEEYKTLDKFVDIEKMSSCHKNNLDNISHDILQVLKAVRGEEKIVKDEMKLVPETLKEVASLESLKICSENLSHENDSINGTTVGVCNGISNGHCSDSNGSLCHEKPKKQKLVVVTKGPSPILYVRNHEVREHPVPPVLPKDIIDTTGAGDSFVGGFLAALSTRHSLDRCLDCGTWTAQKLLQQKGCTVPPYPATFLQD from the exons ATGGTCATGAAAAA GTACCCTGTTGAGTACACTGCAGGAGGGTGTTCTCTCAATTCTTCTCGCATCTTTTGTTGGGTGCTGGGTGAGCCACACAGAGTTGCCTTTGTTGGGGGAATTGGTAAGGATGAACAAGCCAAAAGACTCTCCAAGATTGTAGAAGAAAGTGGAGTTGTCACAAG ATTTGTGGAAGTAGAGGACCAGCCCACAGGGACATGTATGGCACTTGTTTTTGGAACTTATCGTTGCTTGTGTGCTGACATAGGAGCTGCAAACATATGCGAGCCTGAACAtgttttcaatccatctttccttcCTGTATTAGAAGAAGCAGAATTCATATATGTAGAAGGATATTTCATCACCCATAGTTTCAATACTGCTATACAG GTTGCCAAGTATGCTCAGAAACACAAGAAAACCTTTGTGTTCAATCTCTGTGGAAGCTATGTGTGTGAAAATCATCCTAATGAATTAGCTGAACTTCTACCGTATGTGGATATTCTTTTTGGTTATGTAGAAGAATACAAAACCTTGGACAAGTTTGTTGACATTGAGAAAATGTCTTCATGTCACAAGAATAACTTGGACAATATATCACATGATATCTTACAGGTATTGAAGGCAGTTAGAGGTGAGGAGAAAATAgtaaaggatgaaatgaagcttgtGCCTGAAACATTGAAAGAGGTAGCTAGTCTTGAGTCCTTGAAGATATGTTCAGAAAACTTAAGTCATGAGAATGACAGCATTAATGGGACCACAGTTGGTGTATGCAATGGTATTAGTAATGGTCATTGTAGTGATTCCAATGGTTCCTTATGCCatgaaaaaccaaaaaaacaaaaattggtGGTAGTGACTAAGGGTCCAAGTCCCATTTTGTATGTGCGTAATCATGAAGTTCGAGAACATCCAGTACCCCCTGTTTTGCCAAAAGATATTATAGATACAACTGGTGCTGGTGATTCATTTGTTGGAGGGTTTTTGGCTGCCCTGAGTACAAGACATTCCCTTGATAGGTGTTTGGATTGTGGCACTTGGACAGCTCAAAAACTTTTACAGCAAAAAGGATGTACAGTTCCTCCTTACCCAGCCACTTTTCTTCAAGATTGA